The genomic region gagatctccgtgttcaacactccgatcatataacttgcatgGAATATCTACCTGCTATTAAGGCGAACTTCATAGcctctctttttactatttcttaactgttttataaactttggggtgagacacatgcttgtttttaaactGATTTtatgaatagacacaagtactcaaattttatccattacatgttgtttgttaacaataacggtcactgctaatataattcgttatattagtaaacatactttgtctgttgacaataacggtcactgctaatataattcgttatattagtaaacatactttgtctgttgacaataacggtcactgctaatataattcgttatattagtaaacatactttgcctgttgacaataacggtcactgttaatatattcattatattaataaacaaactttatcggtcactattaatatattcattatattaataaacaaactttatcggtcactgttaatatattcattatattaataaacaaactttatcggtcactgttaatatattcattatattaataaacacacttcattctattgattgattttatatcagtcaaccctagctaaatcttgtggtctaaaaactagttataattattaaacctatgttgttcactcaaccattttggttgacactttaagcatgttttgtctcaggtacttagatatattgcttccactgtagaactctgctgttacttagaagtcaagccgagcactgggaccagagttaacatccgcgtcaatggcgattttggcaggGTGTTACAACATAAGTtcccgcttacacccggcaagtgtaactaatgataatcgaattgaggattttgttctaactcgtatgtagaatgtttattttcgtacttgtgttcactttgtaaaaagaaacgtttatgttttctcatcccaaatgtaagtttaaaggggtaaaagtgggactatgatctcaccttgagtgcaatagtattaaagtacttcacaagtaaacgtgtgcaagaacgaatgctagtcttgacctaaacaaataggttgtatcaataacggtaaacacggttggtcaaagatgttcagttagtcctatggctcgttactaatcgattatgtagcatgtgaatcaaattgttgtgacgacccggaaatttccgaccaaatttaaactttaatctttatattattcagacacgataagcaaagtttgttaagttaaatctcaagaattttaaactgtgttcatacattcattataacctcgaccaaattccgacgattcacgaaccgttatatataaatagatatgtatatgtatatatatattataacttgagaatattaataaagtattaaacgtataatactttacacgaacgtatttgtttcaatatgatttttgaccaaaaaaaatatattaaatgattgaattatcagaaacattgaattatgattacaagtctctgttgagaggtccactatgatttgagaaaatctattcctcttaacgatattcagaataatttgtaaagctatttataaataaaaacaaaaagtgtcatttacgaaagttagacaaaagttagtggagaattggtttccataatattctattaatctattttcaaacgtacaaagacgttttcagtttaaaaagaactttattattaaaacatatataacttttataaatatctagaatcacttttgacaactcattacttaaccagtattttTGGGCTTCTAACTTATGGTGGAATAATAGTGTAGGCTTTGTTCAAAAGAATGCATTAGGTTACTCGGTGGGACAATGCTTTTGTGGGATGCTAATTCTTTTTGTGTAGAAGACTTTGTATAAGGAGAAAATTTCATTGCAATTAAAGGTTCTTGGGTATGCTCGAATAAAGAAATGGCGGTTGTCAATGTATACGGACCACATGATGATGCGGGTAAAAAGAGAATGTGGGAATCATTAGAAGGGTTATTGAGAAAAGTCGACACAAGTTGGCTTCTGTGTGGAGATTTCAATGAGGTAAGAGATGAAGAAGAAAGAGTTAATAGCAATTTCATTCCAAGTCGGGCTTCGAGATTCAACAATTTTATTCTAAATAATGATCTAGTGGAAATTCCTCTCGGTGGTAGAAAATTTACCAGAGTATGTGATAACGGGTTTAAGTTGAGCAAACTTGATAGATTTCTTGCATTCGACAAATTTCTCAACCTTTGGGATGACCTGTCGGCTATTGTCTTAGATCAGAAATTCTCGGACCATTGTCCCATAGTTTAAAGAGATAGAGTGATCGATTTTGGGCCTAAACCGTTCAAGTTTTTTAATGAGTGGTTAAATATGGAAGGTGTTGATAAAGTTATCAAGGATGCTTGGAAGATAGAAGCTAAGGGGAATAGAATGGATTGTGTTTTCCGAAACAAGTTAAAAAATGTAAAAAAACGCCCTCAAAGAATGGAAAATGACGAGTTGCAATGGTATAGATCAAGAAATTAAAGAAATCAAAGCTAAAGTTGACGGATGGGAAGCAATCGCTGAAAGTAGAACTTTAAATGAGGAAGAACGTTTGGAATGGATGGATTGTaggaaaaaatcttaaataaagaaaGATCAAAAGCAAATATGTTACGAGAAAAAGCGAGAATCAAATTTATAATAGAAGGTGACGAGAATTCAAGCTTTTTTCATTCAATTATCCGAAGGAACTACAATAGGAATAATATCAGAGGCTTAGTCATAAATGGAGTTTGGAATGAAAATGTGGATGATATAATGTGTGCGGTCCTTAATCATTTTAATCGGCAATTTGAGAAAAAGGGGACAACATGCCATCGATGTCCGGGTTACATTACCAAGTTCTGTCGGATCAGCAGGCCACGCAGCTTGAACTTCCCTTCACGGTTGATGAAAAATTTGAGGTTTAAAAGATTGTGCAAGTAACAAAGCCCCGGGACCCGACGGCTTTAACATGCGTTTTTTCAAAGAATTTTGGGATACGATAAAGGGTGATCTAATGAACGCAATAATTTGGTTTTGGGAGAAGGGTGAAATCTCAAAAGGTTGTAACGCATCATTTATATCCCTAATCCCAAAAACAAAAGATCCTCTTAGTCTTAACGATTATCGACCCATTAGCCTTATCGGAAGTTTCTATAAGATAATATCGAAAATACTATCTAATAGAATACGTCGAGTTATTCCAAATGTGGTGGGTATTGAACAGAGCGCTTTCTTAAAAGGTCGATACATCCTAGATGGCGTTCTAATAGCCAACGAGACAATAGACTTTTATCAAAGAAATCATAAAAAGGGGTTGATCTTCAAAGTTGATTTCGAGAAGACCTTTGATAGTCTTGATTGGGATTATCTTCTAGAAGTAATGAAATGCATGGGTTTCGGGGAAAGATGGTGCAAGTGGATAATTGCATGCTTGAGTTCGGCTTCGATTTTGATTCTCGTCAATGGCTCCCCGACCATGGAATTCACCATGGGGAGAGGTGTTAGACAAGGTGACCCTCTCTCCCCGTTTCTTTTCATCATTGCGATCGAAGGATTAAACATTCTAGCTAAAGCGGTGATAGATAGAGGTTTGTACAAAGGGGCGGAAGTCAGAAATAATGACATCGTTGTCTCgcatcttcaatatgcggatgacatCATATTTTTCGGGGATTGGAATTATGATAACTTGAGAAGTCTCATGAACTTGCTTAAATGTTTTGAATTAACATCGGGTCTAAACGTTAATATAGGCAAGAGTTGTATTTACGGAGTTGGTATTACTGGAAATGAGTTGTCTTCGTTAGCACATCACTTCGGGTGTAGAATAGGGAATTTTCCCTTCACGTATCTTAGTCTTCCTATTGGGTGTAGAATGAAAAATCTAAAAGATTGGGAAATTGTCatcaagaaatttaaagaaaaactTTCGGATTGGAAAGCACGCTCGATTTCATTCGGGGGTCGAGTAACACTTATCAAATCGGTTCTCTCGAGTCTTCCATTGTATTACTTTTCGTTATACCGTGCCCCGCCATGTGTGATTAAAGAACTTGAGAGAGTGAGGAGAGATTTTTTTTTGGGGTATTACCGGGGAGGGAAACAAAATTAAATGGGTCAAGTGGGAGAAAATTATGTTGCCATATTCGGATGGAGGGCTCAATATGGGCTCTCTAAATTGTAAAAACTTAGCCTTATTATGCAAGTGGTGGTGGCGGTTCCATAATGAGCCTTCATCTTTATGGCCAAAGTCATCGCTAGCATATATGGGCCTTGTGGGGGTATTAATCTTAATCCTACTGCCTCACGAATTACTTTTTGCAGTTCCTGATGTTACATCCTTCGTGCAGGCAGATCGCTTACATCACTAGGAGTCCCTTTCAGCAGCTCCTTCAAGAAGGTCATAGGAGACGGGTCGTCAACGCTTTTTTGGAAAGATTTGTGGATCGGAGATACGCCCCTAGAAATAATGTTTAACAGGCTGTAGCAATTGGAAACAAATAAAGAATGCAGGGTGTGCGATCGAGTCTTATGGCAAGATGATGGGTGTGCTTTCGAGTGGCAGTGGTGCAGGGACCCGACGGGCAGAACCAGGGGCGAATATGATAACCTCATGCAGCTGATCGGAGGATTTTCGCCGGGTAGCAATAGCTCAGACTCTTGGAGATGGGTGATGTCAACAAACGGCATCTTTACAACAAAGAAATTAAACAACATAATCATGGAAAAAGTGTTTGAAGGTGAGAAGAGCCAACCCGAAACAAGTCGAAAACCATTAATTCCAAAAAAGATGGAGATATTTATTTGGAGAGCACGGAAAAAAAGATTACCGACCTTGTGCGAACTTGACAAGCGTGGGATAGATCTTCATTCGGTAAGATGCTCGATTTGCGATGATGATGTTGAAAATATTGATCATGCCTTAATTTTTTGTAAATGCGCTTATGATGTTTGGTCAAGAATTTATAATTGGTGGAATTTGGGTCCATATGTCAATACGAGTATAGCCGAAACATTTGCAGGCTCTGTAAACCAAAATATGTCGAAGATCGGGGCAAAGTTATGGCAAGCGGTTGAGTGGACATGTGGATATCTTATTTGGAAAAATCGTAACTCAAAGGTTTTTAAAAATAAGAGTTTATGTGTTGCTTCGTTGGTAAATGAGATCCAAGTGCTAAGCTTTGATTGGAATTCAAAGAGATTAAAAGGCCCGAAAATCGATTGGTGCTCATGGCTAGCGAATCCACATCAGTATCTTTtcatcacttaagagtatttgctAACTTAGCATCCTAGTTTGATACATATTCTTTGTGTCTGTATGAATGTATATGTGATGTATTGGGTTATGGGTTGTTTTTGCAACCTACTTCTGTAACTTTGTTTCATTAATAAAAATTCATCTTattgctgttcaaaaaaaaaaaaaaaaaaatccgatTAGTGTTACTAGGTGATGgggttttttagtttttgattgcccTGTTAGTCTTGTTTGTTTTTTCAGAGCTACCGGCTCATGTAATATGTAATATGTCCTTGGTGTTTGCCGGCATCTCGTgggtttttaataaaattattggcTTTtcgaaaaaattaataaaaataataataatgaaacgatATAAAATATGGTAGTAAATAGTAGTGTGAAGTATCATTATTCTAATTTAGAGAAACAGGAAAAAAGCTGTTTATGGACTGTATATAGGGAGAAGATGATTTGTTTAATCTGTGTTTGTGACCTTTATTGGGTTTTGCCAAAGAAGATCAAAAGAATATTTGCTCATAGACATAAATAAGTGTCAATTCTATTTAACAAAATATAAAATTGAAAATTATATAAACACACAAAGGAATCTTTAAAACATTGGTCAGTTTAAAGACAGGCAAAGCTTAAAAGCATGTGGACTCTTTCCACATATTGACCAAATGTTAACCTTCACAAAATTTCATTCATACCCTTATAAAAATGTAACATTTGCCTTTATAGTTGAGTAGCAGATTTTAATAAGAGCTATTTAAAGGACTCTTAACCATGATAGAGTGTATTCTCATCTTACtgtcacatcagcgtcacatcaacaTTTTCTTTTCACCACTAATTAAAGACTCACTGCTAATAACCATGACGTACCCATTACTTGATCACacctctattttttttttatattaaactttttattattattacttatattacattCATATATAACATTTAAAATCGTAAAATaaacattttatttaaaaaaacattacaagttcctaaaaataaaaaaaaaacattacaagttcctaaaaatatatataaaaaaacattacaaattcctaaaaatagaaaaaaaaaattacaagttcctaaaaatagaaagaaaaaaaacatTACAAGTTCCTAAAATAGAAAAAAACATTACAAGATCCTaagatagaaaaaaaaaatattacgaaTTCCTTAAAAAAACAAGTTTAATACGACCGGATCGTGTCGTCACTCACGTGTCCCGAATCGCTACTATTGTGCAGATAGTGAGGATGAGGTTGGGTGTAAAAACGTCGGGTCCAAATACCAATACAATGCAACTCAATTCGGTCGCATTTGAGTTTGGCTCTCCCGACAATTTCATGTCATTCTTTTTCGGTTGTGAAAACTCGAATTTATCGGTTTCTGGATCACAGTAAGCAAAATTCGAGGCCTCGAAGTCAACAATTTCGCGTATGTAGTCGAACAAACGCCCCGTGTCCCAATAGGTGATATCGGGTGACTCGAACGATTTACATCGACCGTCCAAGTACATCTTCCAGTCTTCGCTTAGTTCTCACGCGTACTAAACAACCATCGAAACAGTTAAATGAGCCATGAAATTGAAGTTGAAATTTGAAAGAAAATTGATATGTTTGAAGGTGATGAAAAGTGTGAGTTTGGAGTATgtgatatgcatatatatatatatatatatatatatatatatatatatatatatatatatatatatatatatatatatatatatatatatatatatatatatatatatatatatatataaaccatgtaTGTATTAAATGTTTGAATTTTATTTTACCGTTGCAATTTGCAACGTTCAGAAACAGTAAAAATCAGACATTTCGTCTGTGACTGAATCGAGTACGGGATCAAACGGCGGGACCAATGACGCTGTGCTAATATCAGCGGCATCCAACGGCGGGGCTAATAACGGACCAACGGCGGTATCGTTACTAGTGCTCTTACAGGAGCTTATTTCTTTTTTAATATTCGTGAATTTCTAACGATCTTTGTGTTATAAAACAACAATAATTAGTCTTTGATGGGTATAAGGAAGTGAAATATATACAATCATATAATTTATGTTTCTACATGAAAGCAACGGATATATTGCTTTCGGTAAGACATCTCACAAGTcaatcgcatagcccaaacacaatgtcctgcaatataagtccaagagtccattgACTTTCCCTTAAACTTGACTtctccttagacttatatacatacatttgttttgtcacATGACCGATATGAGACTTTAGTTTGCACCCTTAGAGGATGTTTGATTAACACTAATAAATGATTTGGTATAATATGAGAATTTCATATCTTATTGTTAAAAGAGAATAATGCTATGGTTaattctttataacaaagtttcaGACTTGTGTTTGTAGTTTTATAAAATTGAAATGGCTTTTTAGACTATTTTATTACTTTTGTTGCATTACAAAGTAAATCTTTTGGGAGATTCAAAGACATGTATTGAGTAACACAAAACAAGGTCTAACGCCAAAAAAATCAAAGGTTTTGGGGTTCTTTTCACTTTATGTCTCTTAGTCCCGTTGCATGCTACATCAAAGCAAGGACTTGTACAATTTCATTATTTTCCTGTCCAACTCCATTGTCTCTTCTTTTTACTAGTCCTTACTTGACTATCTCTCATTTCTAATAATTGTTTTTAACCCCATCTTCCACAAAAAGTACTGCATATAATCACAAACAAATAAAACTCATTGTATGTGCGGAGGTGTCCCAATGAGAAACTACTCTTTAAGCTTTTACGTGTTGATCTTGAGTTTTATTTTGAAAAAAAGGgaaagaaagtagagagagaaagaccaTTTGTAGTGCAGCGTGAAGGGACTCAAAATGACACAATCACGCCACCATCACGCCACAATGCGTCGTGATGGGATGGAATTTTTGTTAGCATCACGGAAGGAGGAAGTTAGCGTGACTTGATTTAAACCAATCAGAATTTAAATAAAtgcttttataatttaattaattaaacaaaaaataataaaataacctaTCACACAACTATTACGCCATACTATATTATAAACTCCATCACGCTATCACACCGTCACACTGCAACATCAGCAATATACCCCACAAAAGCACTTCATCACACCCCATCACGCCATCACCAttacaaatgttctaagaaaagatGTGTTCCTAAAGGAAAAAAAGTGGATAGATGATTCACTATAAATTTTCTCTTACACTTTGTATACGAGTATTTCCTTAAATTGAGAAGATCTTAATTTTATTctatgcattttttttttttttttttcttttacttaCAAATCTTGAGAATAGAATGACCGCATACAAGTTTAGCTACCACGGGTCAGATGCTCACATGATGACGCACAAACTCTCAAAGACGTTCCTTCTTTTTTAATAGGTTAAATCGTTGGGATTTGATATATCCACTATCCAAATTGATGAATATATCAAATCCCAACGATTTAATAGGTGTCCAAGTTATGAATCGTTGGGTTTTTTAATAGGTTAAATCGAGAATTGATGAATTATACCCCGTATGAAACACGGGATTATTACATGGATGTTCGTAAGTGTTCAAGTTATATGTCGTTGCTTGAGTTGCTCCAACGAGACATAATCTACCCCACTAAACAAATATGGTTTTTCAAAAAACCCAACGCTCCTGCCTCGCTACTAGAGGAAGATCACGATTGGTTTGGTGCGATTGGGCGAGCCTTGTTACGTAACTAACCAATTACGCTTTACACCGAATGGATTGATGAAAGCTACGCCATTGAGGCAAGTGAAGATGAAGCTGTATCTGAATCTCAGCCGTGGCAGCAATACGATATTCGCGATTACGAAGATTGATGAATGTGTTTGTTGAAAATAGCCGTTAggaattaaagttatcatttttaggaACTAAGTTGTTTTTCTATTTATAAGAAATAATGTAATCGTTTTTAGGGATTATTATAATAAACGGCTATATTTTATGAAATACCAATCTATCATTACAACTAAACATGAATTACATTAATTGAAACTACATAATTTTAGAATTCATTAACGAAACTATAAAATACATAAcaaattactcattattattagcgGACCGAAAGTAAGGTGATAAGTTCCAAACGTGCTCGGTTAAATCTGCCTCTAACTGTTGGTGAACTTGCTTGTCTCTTATTTCCTTAACCCTTGCATCTCGATCCCTCAAATCCCGTTGCAACCTTCGTGGTGGGTTCCTTTCTATCATTCTTTCTTCTCTCCTTCCAATAGCAAAATCATTATTTTCTTGAATCATGTTATGTAATACAATACCAGCATACatatgtcttctaattttgttgaagtCTTTAGATCTCGTCGGAGTCTTTAACATTGCAAATCTACCCTGTAATACTCCAAATGCACGCTCAATATCTTTCCTTGCACtttcttgaaaacatttaaatttTTTACGTGGTTCATCAATTGGATTATGAGGCGCTTTTACCAACATGGCCCAATCTGGGTATATACCATCTCCTAGGTAATACCCTCTTTCGTAGTGACGCCCGTTGACATCAAACGGTGAAGGTGGAGTCGTTCCATCTTTTATAGAGTTGAAAATTGGTGAGGCATTTAGAACGTTAATATCATTGTTCGAACCTGCCATACCAAAGAATGCATGCCATATCCACAAATCTTGTGAGGCGATTGCTTCAAGCATTACAGAAGGCCCTTTTTGATCACCTCTTGTGTATTGCCCTTGCCAACCAACAGGACAATTCTTCcactcccaatgcatacaatctataCTACCAAATACCCGGTAAACCAGGTTTTTGTTCGTGAAAATTATAAAGTCTACCGATATCTTCGGCAGTGGGTTTTCGCAAATATTCTCTAGCAAACAAATGAAAACGCATTTGCAGAAATAATCTAAACATAAAGCGGCCGTTTTCTCACCTATTTTTATGCATTCGCCAAACAAATCGGTTGTAGTTCCATACGCCATTTGACGTATGGTCGCTGTACACTTTTGAAGAATCGTCAAACTTTGACGACCTGCTGCATCGGGACGTTCCCGAAAAAACAAAAAATATTCAGGAATATTGGTACTATTAAAATTAGATTTACCTTCGACAATTCGGAGAAATAACTGATGACTCATTCGATAACGTCTCTTAAATTTTTTTCGGGATACATTGGTGTCTCCGAAAAATAATCATTGTATAACCTTAAAGCAGCATCTTCACGATCCCTAGCAATATAAACCCGGCTTCGAGGGGATCGTGAACTGCTTGCTTCTCCATCGACTTCTTCCGTTATACTATTAATAAAACTAACAATTTTTTCATCATCGGAATCATCATCAAGAAACTCGAGCATCTTGTAAGTACTTCCATTGTGAAAAAAATAAAATGGTTGTTCGTATGTTATTTGATTAAAAGAATAGAAGCAGGATTGTTGATGTTTGTGTGTTAAAaagaaatgtaatatatatatatatatatatatatatatatatatatatatatatatatatatatatatatatatatatatatatatatatatatatatatatatatatatatatagagagagagagagagagagagagagagagaaaatacTGAATTTTTTTAAAGCCAACGGCTAATTGAAACAGTCCAACCAGAGCATGCCACGTGTCAGCAACGTCCGTTGCTTGACTCGTTTCTTCGACACAAACGCCAGAGTGACGCGGTGAAGTGATCCCGGGTTACGGCCGAACTTGGTGTTTCTTCATGCCAAGTTTGAAAGTGACGGGGTCACTTAGGACCCGTTACGAATGGTCTTAGTAAGTTGTACAGTACAATTAAATAATGCATACATTTGGTGGAAGAAGTAATTTGGATAGTGGATATATCATTTAAAAATGTACAATCAACACATCTAACTTTTCTAACACGATCTGCGATCTACTTCTAAATCAAGAAACACTTTGTGATTAAGCTCCCTTAAAAATTATTAATTCGTCCATCATCTCCCAATTGTTACAATACTGTTTTCATAAATATATTACCACTCTCCCTCTCTTTATTAAACAAGACACTATCTATAAAGTACACATGCAATATTAACTCAAATTCATTATatgttatgttttttttttcttttccaaaaGGTATCATAACAAGTTCATACAACTTCAAGAGAATATAATGATTTTGGTTATTATGTTTGTATAATTGAAAGCCATATAGTATAATGATTACAAGGAAGAAAGTTTTTGTTATTGACAAGGCTTTTGAACATCATATCATAGTGTTGCAATACAATGCCTAGAGAAAAAGTAAAAGTGAATAAGTCACAAATGACCAAAATCAACTTCCATCTTTAACCCTTTGTCTTATTGAGGGGTAACATCACCTTCTATTCAATCTTTTTCAAGTTCCATTATAATATCCTCCATTTATACATTTTGGCCATGCTTGATTTTGACTAAATTAAGAATAggactaaatacataaaatcatctaATAGTGTATATTTTTGACGTATTAGATAAGATGTGTCCTACCTTAGAATTATTATCCATTTGTTTATTTATTGACATATATCTTATATTCAGTTAAAAAAAAGCAAGtcctgagtttttttttttttttcctggctaaaatagatattatattatatatatatataataaaaataaaatagatcTGGAGATCCAGCAAGTCTTGAGTGTATGCCTATTATTG from Rutidosis leptorrhynchoides isolate AG116_Rl617_1_P2 chromosome 9, CSIRO_AGI_Rlap_v1, whole genome shotgun sequence harbors:
- the LOC139868055 gene encoding uncharacterized protein, which codes for MAYGTTTDLFGECIKIGEKTAALCLDYFCKCVFICLLENICENPLPKISVDFIIFTNKNLVYRVFGSIDCMHWEWKNCPVGWQGQYTRGDQKGPSVMLEAIASQDLWIWHAFFGMAGSNNDINVLNASPIFNSIKDGTTPPSPFDVNGRHYERGYYLGDGIYPDWAMLVKAPHNPIDEPRKKFKCFQESARKDIERAFGVLQGRFAMLKTPTRSKDFNKIRRHMYAGIVLHNMIQENNDFAIGRREERMIERNPPRRLQRDLRDRDARVKEIRDKQVHQQLEADLTEHVWNLSPYFRSANNNE
- the LOC139868054 gene encoding uncharacterized protein, with product MGQVGENYVAIFGWRAQYGLSKLQIAYITRSPFQQLLQEGHRRRVVNAFLERFVDRRYAPRNNWCRDPTGRTRGEYDNLMQLIGGFSPGSNSSDSWRWVMSTNGIFTTKKLNNIIMEKVFEGEKSQPETSRKPLIPKKMEIFIWRARKKRLPTLCELDKRGIDLHSVRCSICDDDVENIDHALIFCKCAYDVWSRIYNWWNLGPYVNTSIAETFAGSVNQNMSKIGAKLWQAVEWTCGYLIWKNRNSKVFKNKSLCVASLVNEIQVLSFDWNSKRLKGPKIDWCSWLANPHQYLFIT